The following DNA comes from bacterium.
GAGAGCAACACCTACGTGACCGTTACCAATGATTCAGCCTGGTTCGGCAATATCGCCCAGAACGACTCTGCCCTGTCAAATCCGTACTACGTGTTCAATGTCGCGAGCAACACGCCCAATAACACTCCGGTAAATTTCACGCTCCAGTTCCATGATTTCAACGATTCGATCTGGACTTCTTACAAAACGCTGACCGTCTATGCGCCGGTGCTCACTTATCAAAGCAACCAGGTCACGGGCGGGAACGGCAACGGCATCCTTGATCCGGGCGAAACCGCCAATATCATCGTTACGATCAAGAACGAAGGCGGCGCAATCGCCAACAGCGTGACATCAAGGTTAAGGGAAGCATCGACGTACATCACGGTCTCGGATTCGTCCGGCAACTTCGGGAACATCAACCCCGGCAATACGGCTACTAATAATGGTGATCCCTATACGGTCACTGCCAGCGCTGCCACGCCCATCGGCACGGCGGTCCCGTTCGATGTCGAGGTGCGTTCCGGCATTTACTGCGACACGCTGACATTCTCGCTGAACGTCGGCAAGATGATGCCCAGCGATACGGGTTATTACTATACATACTGGTCTCACGGTCCTTATGCCCAGTGCCCGGTTTATTCCTGGTACGCGATCGATACGACACAATCAGTGCATGTCGGAACGCCGCTTGATTTCGGCGACGACCAGACCAGCACCGTGACCCTGCCGTTCACGTTCCAGTACTACGGCGTGAACTATACCCAGGTCTCGATCTGTTCCAATGGCTGGCTCGCGCTGGGTTCGACCACGAGCACGGACTATACGAACAGCGGCATTCCCAACACGGATGGTCCGCCGGCGATGGTCGCCGGTGTATGGGACGACCTGTATCCGGGAACGGCGGGCGAACCGGCGTGTCTGTATTATTACAATGACGCGACCAATCACCGGTTTGTGGTCGAGTGGTTCAAGGTTCCCCACATCAGCTATCCGTTGACGCAGGAAACATTCGAGATCATTCTCTACAACGAAGCCTACTATCCGACGCCGACCAATGACGGTGAGATCATCGTCCAGTATCAAAACGCGATGAAGGAGACGGACAATACGTGCGGTATCGAGAACAGCGCCCAGACCGTCGGCATCCAGTACTTCCTGGAAGGTGCATACCACACACTAGGCGTGCCGATCACTGACACGTTCGCCTTGAAGTACACGACCGTAAAACCGTCGCTCATCGGTATCGAGGAAGAGAATGCGCTGGCCGCGCTTGTCAACAAAGAACTGCTGGCAGTCTGTCCCTCGGTCGGTGCGGGCAGGTTCAACATCGCCTACAGCATCAAGCCGGGGGCCAGCGATATCAGCCTCAGGATCTACGATGCCTCGGGCCGGCTCGTCAAGACGTTCAATGATTTGGCGAACGGGCCGTTCTGCCAGGTCACCTGGAACGGCGATGACGACGCGGGACGCAGCGTATCCACCGGCATCTACTTTGTCCGCCTTAACATGGACAACGTCAAGGTAGTGGATAAAGCGGTACTGTTGAGATAACTACCGAAAACATCAATGTCCCCCGGCTGGACCTGTTTCCGCCGGGGGACATGTCATTCTGTACTAGGAAAATTCGAAACTAAAAAGGAGGTTCGATGCAAATCCTAGCTTTACTAATGGTTTTTTCAGCCCTGCCGCCAGTACCGGGCAGGATCACGCCGGATCTGATACCGGTCATGGAAACCGCCGTAACCGGAGAGAAGATCACGGTAATCGTTCACATGAATACCGAGTATCCGTACGCTGCCGTCGAGTCCATGCACTACACCGAGATCTGCGAGGTATTCAAAAATGTCGCGGAGAATTCGCAAAAGGATATCGTAAAGTTTATCCGTTCTCTGCCCGATAACCAGGCGGAAATGGGCGGCCAGTACTGGATCTTCAATGGTTTTCACGTCAAAGCGACCAAAGAAGTGATCCAGGAGCTCGCCGGTCGCGACGATGTCTGGTTCATCTGCAATAACGGCACCGCGCACATCATCGCCGAAAAAAGCAAAGATAATTACCCTCTGGTCGCCGAGTGGAACATCCAGAAGATCCAGGCTGATTCATGCTGGCTTGCCGGTTTTAGCGGCAGCGGCATAATTCTCGGTCAACTTGACACC
Coding sequences within:
- a CDS encoding FlgD immunoglobulin-like domain containing protein; amino-acid sequence: ESNTYVTVTNDSAWFGNIAQNDSALSNPYYVFNVASNTPNNTPVNFTLQFHDFNDSIWTSYKTLTVYAPVLTYQSNQVTGGNGNGILDPGETANIIVTIKNEGGAIANSVTSRLREASTYITVSDSSGNFGNINPGNTATNNGDPYTVTASAATPIGTAVPFDVEVRSGIYCDTLTFSLNVGKMMPSDTGYYYTYWSHGPYAQCPVYSWYAIDTTQSVHVGTPLDFGDDQTSTVTLPFTFQYYGVNYTQVSICSNGWLALGSTTSTDYTNSGIPNTDGPPAMVAGVWDDLYPGTAGEPACLYYYNDATNHRFVVEWFKVPHISYPLTQETFEIILYNEAYYPTPTNDGEIIVQYQNAMKETDNTCGIENSAQTVGIQYFLEGAYHTLGVPITDTFALKYTTVKPSLIGIEEENALAALVNKELLAVCPSVGAGRFNIAYSIKPGASDISLRIYDASGRLVKTFNDLANGPFCQVTWNGDDDAGRSVSTGIYFVRLNMDNVKVVDKAVLLR